DNA sequence from the Streptomyces sp. MST-110588 genome:
GCGCGCCAGCGTTCGACGAGGGTCATGATGCGGATGGAGTCCAGACCGTAGTCGACGAGGTTCTCGTCGTCGGGGATGTCGGCGGGGTCCTCGCCGAGCACATCGGCGACGTCCGCGCGGATCTGTTCGACCGTCAGCGCCATGGCCGGGCTCACTTTCCTTCGAAGACGGAGTCGGTACGGGTGACCACGGCACACTTGGCGGCGGCCCAGCGCAGCGCCATGTGGTGGTCGGCCTCGCTGAAGTCGGCGACGGCGTCGGCGACGACGAATGCCTGGATGTCCCGCATCCAGGCGTCACAGGCGGTCATCAGGACACCGATGTGGGCGTAGACGCCGACGACGACCAGTTGGTCGCGGCCCTGCTCCCGCATCCGCTCGGCGAGGTCGGTCCGTACGAACGCGCTGTACTTCCACTTGGTGAGGACGGTGTCGTCCGGGCCCGGCGCGACGGGCGCCGCGATGGCCTTGGCCCGCTCCTCGTCCGGCAGGCCCGGCCCCCAGAAGTCCTGCTGGAGACCTCGCTCGGCGGGGGTCTGGCCGCCGGGCTGGGCGGAGTAGACGACCGGTACGCCGAGCCGCGCGCAGTC
Encoded proteins:
- a CDS encoding phosphopantetheine-binding protein, yielding MALTVEQIRADVADVLGEDPADIPDDENLVDYGLDSIRIMTLVERWRADHGIEATFVDLAEKPAIEQWAPLLGARP
- a CDS encoding isochorismatase family protein, translating into MALPAIAPYPMPARDALPANKVDWDVDPDRAVLLVHDLQNYFLDAFTQDTSPLTPLLENIARLKKDCARLGVPVVYSAQPGGQTPAERGLQQDFWGPGLPDEERAKAIAAPVAPGPDDTVLTKWKYSAFVRTDLAERMREQGRDQLVVVGVYAHIGVLMTACDAWMRDIQAFVVADAVADFSEADHHMALRWAAAKCAVVTRTDSVFEGK